One Deltaproteobacteria bacterium genomic window carries:
- a CDS encoding glycosyltransferase family 4 protein produces the protein MKIQALSNLYPPNVVGGYEELCFHVMQNLVERGHQVTVLTSNYGDRHASYPGQKIIRTLKLLAAPENIYAPFMADATERDAINRKNIDVLKEALSIERPDIVFIWNLHFLAPSFLRAIEQANEPSVYLLTDNWLAVFHNPDFVADYFARQVQAPAGGIMRFLKSQVRQLLWRQKQQRKIAGLALFPSRFMQALYQQAGLGFERYAIVHHGILPSASALSITGDRNRLINGEELRLLVAGRMVEIKGVHTAIEAMPQITRAFPQLRVRLKIVGDDRDKAYKEKILELIRALKMDEQVSFVPPVHEALLPQLFQQSDIYLFPSLYEPFSLTLIHALRSGIPTVASKAGGTPEIVRHGRTGMLFDPADAGDLARQVICLVKNPVLRERVSQQARDCASQFTFEKMVDHVEAHLLSTYQGQS, from the coding sequence ATGAAGATTCAAGCGCTCAGCAATCTGTATCCCCCCAATGTTGTCGGGGGTTATGAAGAGCTTTGTTTCCATGTGATGCAAAACCTGGTGGAACGAGGACACCAGGTGACGGTATTGACCAGCAATTATGGGGACAGGCATGCCAGTTACCCCGGCCAAAAGATCATCAGGACATTGAAGCTTCTGGCAGCACCCGAAAACATCTATGCCCCCTTCATGGCAGATGCAACAGAGCGTGATGCGATCAACCGGAAAAATATCGATGTCCTAAAGGAAGCGCTTTCCATTGAAAGGCCCGACATTGTCTTTATCTGGAATCTCCATTTTCTGGCGCCTTCCTTTTTAAGGGCGATTGAGCAGGCGAATGAGCCATCGGTCTATCTGTTGACCGACAACTGGCTGGCCGTGTTTCATAATCCGGATTTTGTTGCAGACTATTTTGCCAGGCAGGTCCAGGCACCGGCGGGCGGGATAATGAGATTCCTGAAATCGCAAGTCAGGCAGTTGCTTTGGCGGCAGAAGCAACAAAGAAAGATTGCCGGTTTGGCGCTCTTTCCCAGTCGCTTTATGCAGGCGCTGTATCAACAGGCAGGGCTCGGTTTCGAACGATATGCCATTGTTCATCACGGCATACTCCCTTCTGCATCGGCCTTGTCTATTACCGGGGATCGAAACCGACTGATCAATGGGGAGGAGTTGAGATTGCTGGTTGCCGGTCGGATGGTTGAGATCAAAGGCGTGCACACGGCTATTGAGGCCATGCCCCAAATTACACGAGCATTCCCGCAGTTGCGCGTCAGGTTGAAGATCGTCGGCGATGACCGCGACAAGGCCTACAAGGAAAAAATCCTGGAACTCATTAGGGCGCTGAAAATGGATGAGCAGGTCAGTTTTGTTCCTCCCGTCCATGAGGCGCTTCTGCCCCAACTTTTTCAACAGAGTGATATTTATCTGTTCCCCTCTTTGTACGAGCCCTTTTCCCTGACCCTCATCCATGCCCTGCGCAGCGGCATTCCTACGGTTGCCTCAAAAGCGGGTGGTACACCCGAGATCGTCCGGCATGGAAGAACAGGCATGCTTTTTGATCCGGCAGATGCAGGGGATCTTGCGAGGCAAGTGATCTGCCTGGTCAAAAACCCCGTGCTGCGTGAGAGGGTGTCCCAGCAGGCGCGAGATTGCGCGAGTCAATTTACATTCGAAAAGATGGTGGATCATGTCGAAGCCCATCTGTTGTCCACCTACCAGGGGCAATCATGA
- a CDS encoding NAD-dependent epimerase/dehydratase family protein codes for MNCLVLGGAGFIGRHLCATLSAAGHRVRAFDLPPKGSAQKWPVVGGVDWVPGNFTKAGSLDGLLDDVEVVFHLIGTTLPATSNEDMMHDLQSNVAATLRLLDLIVSQTKPPRVIFISSGGTVYGIPRTTPITEDHPTNPICAYGVSKLTIEKYLCVYNHLYDLEYCILRLSNVYGTNQSLTRNQGVIPIFLFRALNRLPLKLWGDGNVVRDYLYIGDLCEALLATMEYRGPERIFNIGSGQGHSLNNLIQIISKTVGHDVECVSLPGRVWDVPQNILDPGQANRELGWSAKTPLAKGIASLLPWLKSL; via the coding sequence ATGAACTGCCTCGTTCTGGGAGGGGCCGGTTTCATCGGCAGGCATTTATGCGCCACCCTGTCAGCAGCCGGGCATCGGGTGCGTGCATTCGATCTCCCGCCAAAGGGTTCGGCCCAGAAATGGCCGGTCGTCGGAGGCGTTGACTGGGTCCCGGGCAATTTCACAAAAGCCGGCAGCCTGGACGGATTGCTCGATGATGTCGAGGTGGTCTTTCATCTTATCGGTACAACACTTCCGGCCACCTCCAATGAGGACATGATGCATGATCTGCAAAGCAATGTGGCCGCCACATTGCGGTTGCTCGATTTGATTGTTTCTCAAACTAAGCCCCCTCGGGTGATTTTCATTTCTTCGGGCGGAACTGTCTATGGTATTCCCAGAACGACGCCGATTACCGAAGACCATCCGACCAACCCCATTTGTGCGTATGGGGTCAGCAAACTGACGATTGAAAAATATCTATGTGTTTATAATCACTTATATGATCTTGAGTATTGTATACTTCGCTTATCAAACGTGTACGGGACCAATCAATCCTTGACCCGTAACCAGGGGGTTATCCCTATTTTTCTTTTTAGGGCGTTGAATCGGTTGCCACTTAAGCTATGGGGGGACGGCAATGTTGTGCGGGATTATCTGTACATCGGGGATCTTTGTGAAGCCTTGCTGGCAACCATGGAATACAGAGGACCGGAGCGCATATTCAATATCGGCAGCGGCCAGGGGCATAGCCTCAATAATCTGATCCAGATCATCAGTAAGACGGTCGGACATGATGTTGAGTGCGTCAGTCTACCGGGCCGGGTTTGGGATGTTCCCCAGAATATCCTTGACCCAGGCCAGGCAAACCGGGAGTTGGGTTGGAGTGCTAAGACCCCTCTGGCCAAGGGGATTGCAAGCCTGTTGCCCTGGTTGAAAAGCCTGTAA
- a CDS encoding glycosyltransferase family 2 protein translates to MPMHAAIIVTYFPDQDALGNLERLCDLCDTVIVIDNTPRPEMERFPPRSNLTVWNCAANMGLASGLNTGMGLAAKQGIENIFLFDQDSRPSSQYFQTMMKFKSKADNASPRYAFYVPNFYDRNSKTFATFPLIGRLSLRHVTCRDMPAMADNSALIAITSGMLITLSVYNRIGPFREDYFIDFVDNEYCLRAGLLGYSIAVNCDLILDHAVGRRSVKRLLGLTIKPNHHAPVRRYYIFRNGIRTTLDYFRSYPLYAVLMTARLSHEVLSIFLYEKNKCSKIKAMTFGIHHAFTGRMGRCPRTRL, encoded by the coding sequence ATGCCTATGCATGCCGCCATTATTGTTACGTATTTCCCGGACCAAGATGCGCTTGGGAATCTTGAACGCCTTTGCGATCTGTGCGACACGGTGATTGTGATTGATAACACACCGCGACCGGAAATGGAAAGGTTTCCACCCCGGTCCAATCTCACGGTGTGGAATTGTGCGGCAAATATGGGTCTGGCCTCGGGGCTCAATACGGGAATGGGACTGGCTGCGAAACAGGGGATCGAAAATATATTTCTCTTTGATCAGGATTCGCGACCCTCCAGTCAATACTTTCAAACCATGATGAAATTCAAATCAAAGGCCGATAATGCCTCTCCGCGGTATGCATTCTATGTCCCGAATTTTTATGACAGAAACAGCAAGACCTTCGCAACCTTCCCCCTCATCGGCCGTCTTTCTTTAAGACACGTCACCTGCAGGGATATGCCGGCCATGGCCGACAATTCCGCGTTGATCGCAATCACCTCCGGGATGCTCATCACCTTATCGGTTTACAATAGGATCGGTCCTTTTCGGGAAGACTATTTCATCGACTTCGTAGATAATGAATATTGTCTGAGGGCCGGCCTGTTGGGATATTCAATCGCTGTCAATTGCGACCTCATACTGGACCATGCCGTGGGTCGCCGCTCTGTTAAACGACTCTTGGGCCTGACCATCAAACCCAACCATCATGCGCCCGTTCGAAGATATTACATCTTTAGAAACGGCATCCGAACCACCCTTGACTATTTCCGGTCTTATCCTCTCTACGCCGTCCTCATGACCGCAAGGCTGAGCCACGAGGTCCTCTCTATCTTTCTGTATGAAAAAAACAAATGCAGCAAAATAAAGGCCATGACCTTTGGAATCCACCATGCGTTCACCGGAAGGATGGGGAGATGTCCCAGGACACGGTTGTAG